A single window of Apodemus sylvaticus chromosome 4, mApoSyl1.1, whole genome shotgun sequence DNA harbors:
- the Dennd2d gene encoding DENN domain-containing protein 2D isoform X3 — MLRGQQEEEERLLSAIPLFCFPDGNEWAPLTEYPRETFSFVLTNVDGSRKIGYCRRLLPAGPGPRLPKVYCIISCIGCFGLFSKILDEVEKRHQISMAVIYPFMQGLREAAFPAPGKTVTLKSFIPDSGTEFISLTRPLDSHLEHVDFSVLLHCLRLEQIIQIFASAVLERKIIFLAEGLSTLSQCIHAAAALLYPFSWAHTYIPVVPESLLATVCCPTPFMVGVQMRFQQEVMDSPMEEVLLVNLCEGTFLLSVGDEKDILPPKLQDDILDSLGQGINELKTAEQINEHVSGPFVQFFVKTVGHYASYIKREASGQGHFQERSFCKAVTSKTKRRFVKKFVKTQLFSLFIQEAEKSRNPPAGYFQKKILEYEEQKKQKKSRERP, encoded by the exons ATGCTCCGAggtcagcaggaggaggaggagcggcTTCTCAGCGCCATCCCTTTGTTCTGCTTCCCTGATGGGAATGAGTGGGCACCACTCACGGAGTATCCAAG GGAGACCTTCTCATTCGTCCTGACCAATGTGGATGGGAGCAGGAAGATCGGATACTGCAGGCGCCTCCTG CCTGCCGGTCCTGGTCCTCGCCTTCCCAAAGTATACTGCATCATCAGCTGCATCGGCTGCTTCGGCTTGTTCTCCAAG ATATTGGATGAAGTAGagaaaaggcatcagatctccatGGCTGTCATCTACCCATTCATGCAAGGTCTCCGAGAGGCAGCCTTTCCTGCACCTGGAAAGACAGTCACCCTTAAGAGCTTCATTCCTGACTCAGGCACGGAG TTCATCTCACTGACACGGCCCCTAGACTCCCACCTTGAACATGTGGACTTCAGTGTCTTGCTGCACTGTCTCCGTTTGGAGCAGATTATTCAGATCTTTGCCTCTGCTGTGCTGGAAAGAAAAATCATCTTTTTGGCAGAAGGTCTCAG TACCCTGTCTCAGTGTATCCATGCTGCAGCTGCTCTGCTTTACCCATTTAgttgggcacacacatacatccctGTGGTCCCTGAGAGCCTTCTGGCCACTGTCTGCTGCCCTACCCCCTTCATGGTTGGGGTACAGATGCGCTTTCAGCAGGAGGTTATGGACAGTCCCATGGAAGAG GTCCTGTTAGTGAATCTTTGTGAAGGAACCTTCTTATTGTCG GTTGGTGATGAGAAAGACATCCTACCACCAAAACTTCAGGATGACATCTTGGACTCTCTTGGTCAAGGGATAAATGAGTTAAAGA CTGCAGAACAAATCAATGAGCATGTTTCAGGCCCTTTTGTACAGTTCTTTGTCAAGACTGTGGGCCATTATGCCTCCTATATAAAACGGGAAGCCAGTGGACAAGGCCATTTCCAAGAACGATCCTTCTGTAAGGCTGTTACCTCCAAGACCAAGCGCCGATTTGTGAAGAAGTTTGTGAAGACACAGCTTTTCTCTCTATTCATTCAGGAAGCGGAGAAGAGCAGGAATCCTCCTGCAG GctatttccaaaagaaaatacttGAATACGaggaacagaagaaacagaagaaatcaaGAGAAAGACCTTGA
- the Dennd2d gene encoding DENN domain-containing protein 2D isoform X4, producing MAVIYPFMQGLREAAFPAPGKTVTLKSFIPDSGTEFISLTRPLDSHLEHVDFSVLLHCLRLEQIIQIFASAVLERKIIFLAEGLSTLSQCIHAAAALLYPFSWAHTYIPVVPESLLATVCCPTPFMVGVQMRFQQEVMDSPMEEVLLVNLCEGTFLLSVGDEKDILPPKLQDDILDSLGQGINELKTAEQINEHVSGPFVQFFVKTVGHYASYIKREASGQGHFQERSFCKAVTSKTKRRFVKKFVKTQLFSLFIQEAEKSRNPPAGYFQKKILEYEEQKKQKKSRERP from the exons atGGCTGTCATCTACCCATTCATGCAAGGTCTCCGAGAGGCAGCCTTTCCTGCACCTGGAAAGACAGTCACCCTTAAGAGCTTCATTCCTGACTCAGGCACGGAG TTCATCTCACTGACACGGCCCCTAGACTCCCACCTTGAACATGTGGACTTCAGTGTCTTGCTGCACTGTCTCCGTTTGGAGCAGATTATTCAGATCTTTGCCTCTGCTGTGCTGGAAAGAAAAATCATCTTTTTGGCAGAAGGTCTCAG TACCCTGTCTCAGTGTATCCATGCTGCAGCTGCTCTGCTTTACCCATTTAgttgggcacacacatacatccctGTGGTCCCTGAGAGCCTTCTGGCCACTGTCTGCTGCCCTACCCCCTTCATGGTTGGGGTACAGATGCGCTTTCAGCAGGAGGTTATGGACAGTCCCATGGAAGAG GTCCTGTTAGTGAATCTTTGTGAAGGAACCTTCTTATTGTCG GTTGGTGATGAGAAAGACATCCTACCACCAAAACTTCAGGATGACATCTTGGACTCTCTTGGTCAAGGGATAAATGAGTTAAAGA CTGCAGAACAAATCAATGAGCATGTTTCAGGCCCTTTTGTACAGTTCTTTGTCAAGACTGTGGGCCATTATGCCTCCTATATAAAACGGGAAGCCAGTGGACAAGGCCATTTCCAAGAACGATCCTTCTGTAAGGCTGTTACCTCCAAGACCAAGCGCCGATTTGTGAAGAAGTTTGTGAAGACACAGCTTTTCTCTCTATTCATTCAGGAAGCGGAGAAGAGCAGGAATCCTCCTGCAG GctatttccaaaagaaaatacttGAATACGaggaacagaagaaacagaagaaatcaaGAGAAAGACCTTGA
- the Dennd2d gene encoding DENN domain-containing protein 2D isoform X1 — MPPKLRTMEGQGVGRTLRLLRNHLPRLRAGQSQNNSGEAVTEPERIQEPSPSSYAGGQHFFEYLLVVSLKKKRLGDEYEPTITYQFPKRENMLRGQQEEEERLLSAIPLFCFPDGNEWAPLTEYPRETFSFVLTNVDGSRKIGYCRRLLPAGPGPRLPKVYCIISCIGCFGLFSKILDEVEKRHQISMAVIYPFMQGLREAAFPAPGKTVTLKSFIPDSGTEFISLTRPLDSHLEHVDFSVLLHCLRLEQIIQIFASAVLERKIIFLAEGLSTLSQCIHAAAALLYPFSWAHTYIPVVPESLLATVCCPTPFMVGVQMRFQQEVMDSPMEEVLLVNLCEGTFLLSVGDEKDILPPKLQDDILDSLGQGINELKTAEQINEHVSGPFVQFFVKTVGHYASYIKREASGQGHFQERSFCKAVTSKTKRRFVKKFVKTQLFSLFIQEAEKSRNPPAGYFQKKILEYEEQKKQKKSRERP; from the exons ATGCCCCCAAAGCTCAGAACGATGGAAGGACAAGGGGTAGGCCGAACCCTCAGGCTGCTCCGAAATCACTTGCCACGACTTCGAGCAG GACAATCCCAGAACAATTCCGGGGAAGCTGTTACAGAACCAGAAAGGATCCAGGAGCCCTCTCCATCCAGCTATGCTGGAGGCCAGCACTTCTTTGAAtatcttcttgttgtttctttaaagaaaaagcgTTTAGGAGATGAGTATGAACCCACAATCACCTACCAGTTTCCCAAG AGGGAGAACATGCTCCGAggtcagcaggaggaggaggagcggcTTCTCAGCGCCATCCCTTTGTTCTGCTTCCCTGATGGGAATGAGTGGGCACCACTCACGGAGTATCCAAG GGAGACCTTCTCATTCGTCCTGACCAATGTGGATGGGAGCAGGAAGATCGGATACTGCAGGCGCCTCCTG CCTGCCGGTCCTGGTCCTCGCCTTCCCAAAGTATACTGCATCATCAGCTGCATCGGCTGCTTCGGCTTGTTCTCCAAG ATATTGGATGAAGTAGagaaaaggcatcagatctccatGGCTGTCATCTACCCATTCATGCAAGGTCTCCGAGAGGCAGCCTTTCCTGCACCTGGAAAGACAGTCACCCTTAAGAGCTTCATTCCTGACTCAGGCACGGAG TTCATCTCACTGACACGGCCCCTAGACTCCCACCTTGAACATGTGGACTTCAGTGTCTTGCTGCACTGTCTCCGTTTGGAGCAGATTATTCAGATCTTTGCCTCTGCTGTGCTGGAAAGAAAAATCATCTTTTTGGCAGAAGGTCTCAG TACCCTGTCTCAGTGTATCCATGCTGCAGCTGCTCTGCTTTACCCATTTAgttgggcacacacatacatccctGTGGTCCCTGAGAGCCTTCTGGCCACTGTCTGCTGCCCTACCCCCTTCATGGTTGGGGTACAGATGCGCTTTCAGCAGGAGGTTATGGACAGTCCCATGGAAGAG GTCCTGTTAGTGAATCTTTGTGAAGGAACCTTCTTATTGTCG GTTGGTGATGAGAAAGACATCCTACCACCAAAACTTCAGGATGACATCTTGGACTCTCTTGGTCAAGGGATAAATGAGTTAAAGA CTGCAGAACAAATCAATGAGCATGTTTCAGGCCCTTTTGTACAGTTCTTTGTCAAGACTGTGGGCCATTATGCCTCCTATATAAAACGGGAAGCCAGTGGACAAGGCCATTTCCAAGAACGATCCTTCTGTAAGGCTGTTACCTCCAAGACCAAGCGCCGATTTGTGAAGAAGTTTGTGAAGACACAGCTTTTCTCTCTATTCATTCAGGAAGCGGAGAAGAGCAGGAATCCTCCTGCAG GctatttccaaaagaaaatacttGAATACGaggaacagaagaaacagaagaaatcaaGAGAAAGACCTTGA
- the Dennd2d gene encoding DENN domain-containing protein 2D isoform X2, with protein sequence MDGLGRRLRASLRLKRGQRGQSQNNSGEAVTEPERIQEPSPSSYAGGQHFFEYLLVVSLKKKRLGDEYEPTITYQFPKRENMLRGQQEEEERLLSAIPLFCFPDGNEWAPLTEYPRETFSFVLTNVDGSRKIGYCRRLLPAGPGPRLPKVYCIISCIGCFGLFSKILDEVEKRHQISMAVIYPFMQGLREAAFPAPGKTVTLKSFIPDSGTEFISLTRPLDSHLEHVDFSVLLHCLRLEQIIQIFASAVLERKIIFLAEGLSTLSQCIHAAAALLYPFSWAHTYIPVVPESLLATVCCPTPFMVGVQMRFQQEVMDSPMEEVLLVNLCEGTFLLSVGDEKDILPPKLQDDILDSLGQGINELKTAEQINEHVSGPFVQFFVKTVGHYASYIKREASGQGHFQERSFCKAVTSKTKRRFVKKFVKTQLFSLFIQEAEKSRNPPAGYFQKKILEYEEQKKQKKSRERP encoded by the exons ATGGACGGACTCGGCCGCCGCCTCCGAGCCAGCCTGAGACTGAAGCGCGGCCAGCGGG GACAATCCCAGAACAATTCCGGGGAAGCTGTTACAGAACCAGAAAGGATCCAGGAGCCCTCTCCATCCAGCTATGCTGGAGGCCAGCACTTCTTTGAAtatcttcttgttgtttctttaaagaaaaagcgTTTAGGAGATGAGTATGAACCCACAATCACCTACCAGTTTCCCAAG AGGGAGAACATGCTCCGAggtcagcaggaggaggaggagcggcTTCTCAGCGCCATCCCTTTGTTCTGCTTCCCTGATGGGAATGAGTGGGCACCACTCACGGAGTATCCAAG GGAGACCTTCTCATTCGTCCTGACCAATGTGGATGGGAGCAGGAAGATCGGATACTGCAGGCGCCTCCTG CCTGCCGGTCCTGGTCCTCGCCTTCCCAAAGTATACTGCATCATCAGCTGCATCGGCTGCTTCGGCTTGTTCTCCAAG ATATTGGATGAAGTAGagaaaaggcatcagatctccatGGCTGTCATCTACCCATTCATGCAAGGTCTCCGAGAGGCAGCCTTTCCTGCACCTGGAAAGACAGTCACCCTTAAGAGCTTCATTCCTGACTCAGGCACGGAG TTCATCTCACTGACACGGCCCCTAGACTCCCACCTTGAACATGTGGACTTCAGTGTCTTGCTGCACTGTCTCCGTTTGGAGCAGATTATTCAGATCTTTGCCTCTGCTGTGCTGGAAAGAAAAATCATCTTTTTGGCAGAAGGTCTCAG TACCCTGTCTCAGTGTATCCATGCTGCAGCTGCTCTGCTTTACCCATTTAgttgggcacacacatacatccctGTGGTCCCTGAGAGCCTTCTGGCCACTGTCTGCTGCCCTACCCCCTTCATGGTTGGGGTACAGATGCGCTTTCAGCAGGAGGTTATGGACAGTCCCATGGAAGAG GTCCTGTTAGTGAATCTTTGTGAAGGAACCTTCTTATTGTCG GTTGGTGATGAGAAAGACATCCTACCACCAAAACTTCAGGATGACATCTTGGACTCTCTTGGTCAAGGGATAAATGAGTTAAAGA CTGCAGAACAAATCAATGAGCATGTTTCAGGCCCTTTTGTACAGTTCTTTGTCAAGACTGTGGGCCATTATGCCTCCTATATAAAACGGGAAGCCAGTGGACAAGGCCATTTCCAAGAACGATCCTTCTGTAAGGCTGTTACCTCCAAGACCAAGCGCCGATTTGTGAAGAAGTTTGTGAAGACACAGCTTTTCTCTCTATTCATTCAGGAAGCGGAGAAGAGCAGGAATCCTCCTGCAG GctatttccaaaagaaaatacttGAATACGaggaacagaagaaacagaagaaatcaaGAGAAAGACCTTGA